A single region of the Prochlorococcus marinus str. MIT 0917 genome encodes:
- a CDS encoding IMS domain-containing protein has protein sequence MELPIDHFRLLGVSPSANAEEVLRAFQLRLDRPPKQGFTYEVLAQRSELLRLSADLLSNPVERQSYELALIEGSSGLELSSNREVAGLLLLWESNASFQAFKLAKKALQPPQAPALGSGRESDLTLIAALSCRDASIEEQACRRYASGADLLQEGIQLLQRMGKLVEERKTLEFDLETLLPYRILDLLSREKEDEKSHQEGLMLLEDFVNKRGGLEGKRNSEKIAGLNQNDFELFFLQIRKFLTAKEQSKIYVNWYRRGSEDAGFLAAFSLIASGFSYRKPELFQEARKYLRNININGFDPMPLIGCLDLLLGDVQQAESRFRSSSDEKLKDWLDNYPGETLGALCDYCINWLKKDVLVGFSDVEIQTVNLDDWFASQEVQIYVEQLETKGALGIAKAGFSFLSSLAPEQQIDNNSSKKLEEQADLPMPGGALDEILKGKSFKSRFQSSDAFLRSDLVKNIVSKYYSTFELIKKSDFKSFILKRPIYTSALAFVGLFIVGTGLGIIIQRKPSENNDLNKISKSEFVKPEDIKIIDNESSKIVNNKEILGLNKLIPLTSVDPSSQEIKFLIESWLAGKADVLNGSESQYLSSVARTSLFNRVIEQRKKDKLLGQRQIIDANINSINIVQRSDKRIAADVELDYQDKRISSSGEILSETVIPSLKVKYIIGKNKKNWQIVDYISGN, from the coding sequence TTGGAATTACCTATTGATCATTTTCGCTTATTGGGGGTTAGCCCTTCTGCAAATGCTGAAGAAGTCCTCAGGGCTTTTCAGCTAAGGCTAGATCGTCCTCCAAAGCAAGGCTTTACTTATGAAGTTTTAGCTCAGAGGTCTGAGCTTCTAAGGCTTTCTGCTGATCTTTTATCTAATCCTGTCGAACGACAATCTTACGAACTTGCTCTGATTGAGGGTTCTTCAGGACTTGAATTGTCATCAAATAGAGAAGTTGCTGGTTTACTTCTCTTGTGGGAATCAAATGCTTCTTTTCAGGCTTTTAAGCTTGCAAAAAAAGCGTTGCAACCTCCACAAGCCCCAGCCTTGGGCAGTGGTAGAGAGTCAGATTTAACATTAATAGCAGCTTTATCTTGTAGAGACGCCTCTATTGAGGAGCAGGCTTGCAGAAGATACGCTTCAGGAGCTGATTTGCTTCAGGAAGGTATTCAATTACTGCAGAGGATGGGAAAGCTTGTTGAAGAAAGAAAAACCCTTGAATTTGATTTAGAGACTTTACTTCCATATAGAATTCTTGATTTATTAAGCAGAGAGAAAGAAGATGAGAAATCTCATCAGGAAGGCCTGATGTTGTTGGAAGATTTTGTAAATAAAAGGGGGGGACTAGAAGGGAAAAGAAATTCAGAAAAAATAGCAGGATTAAATCAAAATGATTTTGAGCTATTTTTCCTTCAAATTAGGAAATTTTTGACTGCAAAAGAGCAGTCGAAAATCTATGTGAATTGGTATCGAAGGGGGTCAGAAGATGCAGGCTTTCTTGCAGCTTTTTCCTTGATAGCTTCTGGCTTTTCTTATCGGAAACCAGAACTCTTTCAAGAAGCTCGTAAATACCTGCGAAATATAAATATTAATGGTTTTGATCCTATGCCCTTAATTGGATGCCTAGATCTTTTATTAGGGGATGTACAGCAAGCAGAGTCTCGTTTTAGAAGTAGTTCAGATGAGAAATTAAAAGATTGGTTAGATAATTATCCAGGCGAGACACTCGGAGCTCTTTGTGATTACTGTATAAATTGGTTGAAAAAAGATGTATTAGTAGGTTTTAGTGATGTTGAAATACAAACTGTAAATCTTGATGATTGGTTCGCTAGCCAAGAAGTTCAAATTTATGTAGAGCAGTTGGAAACAAAAGGGGCATTAGGCATTGCAAAAGCGGGATTTTCATTCTTATCCTCACTGGCCCCTGAACAACAAATTGACAATAATTCATCAAAAAAACTGGAGGAACAAGCTGATTTGCCAATGCCAGGTGGGGCTTTGGATGAAATTCTGAAAGGAAAGTCTTTTAAATCTCGATTTCAAAGTAGTGACGCTTTCTTAAGATCTGACTTGGTTAAAAATATAGTCTCAAAATATTATTCAACATTTGAATTGATCAAAAAGTCAGATTTCAAATCTTTCATTTTAAAGCGCCCAATTTATACAAGTGCTTTAGCATTTGTTGGGTTATTTATTGTTGGAACAGGCCTAGGTATAATTATACAGAGAAAACCATCAGAAAATAATGATCTCAATAAAATATCTAAATCTGAATTTGTTAAACCTGAAGATATTAAAATTATAGATAATGAATCAAGTAAAATAGTTAATAATAAAGAAATATTGGGTTTAAATAAATTAATTCCTCTCACCTCAGTAGACCCCTCATCACAAGAAATTAAATTCCTTATTGAATCATGGTTAGCAGGTAAGGCAGATGTTTTGAATGGTTCAGAAAGTCAGTATCTTTCTTCTGTCGCGAGAACATCCCTGTTCAATAGAGTTATTGAACAGAGAAAAAAAGATAAATTACTAGGACAAAGACAGATTATTGATGCAAATATAAATTCAATCAATATTGTTCAAAGATCTGATAAAAGAATTGCAGCAGATGTTGAATTAGATTATCAAGATAAAAGGATTAGTTCCTCTGGTGAGATTTTATCAGAAACGGTTATTCCTTCTTTGAAAGTAAAGTATATAATTGGCAAGAATAAAAAAAATTGGCAAATAGTTGACTATATTAGTGGAAATTAA
- the pdhA gene encoding pyruvate dehydrogenase (acetyl-transferring) E1 component subunit alpha, translated as MSHNQDKTSQDPIQHREHADRLSNLGDTKPAQINREIGLNLFKDMTLGRRFEDKCAEMYYRGKMFGFVHLYNGQEAISTGVIGAMKRKHDWFCSTYRDHVHALSAGVPAKEVMSELFGKETGCSKGRGGSMHLFSKEHHLLGGYAFIGEGIPVALGAAFSSKYKREALKENSDSVTAAFFGDGTCNIGQFYECLNMAQLWKLPIIFVVENNKWAIGMAHDRATSETEIWRKASAFGMPGEEVDGMDVLAVRGAAQRAVQRARDGEGPTLIECLTYRFRGHSLADPDELRSEKEKEFWAKKDPIKKLKNDLSSSGFVSDEELKNIEKEIDMEVNDAVEFALKAPEPDPSELTKYIWAEN; from the coding sequence ATGTCTCACAACCAGGACAAAACAAGCCAAGACCCTATTCAGCACAGGGAACACGCCGACAGACTAAGCAATCTTGGCGACACAAAACCAGCTCAAATCAATAGAGAAATTGGTTTAAATCTTTTCAAAGATATGACTTTGGGAAGACGATTTGAAGATAAATGCGCTGAAATGTATTACAGAGGGAAGATGTTTGGGTTTGTTCATCTTTACAACGGACAAGAAGCTATAAGTACAGGTGTTATTGGGGCAATGAAACGCAAACATGACTGGTTTTGCAGTACTTATAGAGATCATGTTCATGCTTTAAGTGCTGGAGTACCTGCGAAAGAGGTGATGAGCGAGCTATTTGGGAAAGAGACAGGCTGCAGTAAAGGAAGAGGTGGATCTATGCATCTTTTTTCTAAAGAACATCATCTACTTGGCGGTTATGCATTTATTGGTGAAGGTATTCCAGTTGCCCTTGGAGCAGCTTTCAGCAGTAAATACAAAAGGGAGGCTCTTAAGGAAAATAGTGATTCTGTAACTGCAGCATTTTTTGGAGATGGTACTTGCAATATTGGTCAGTTTTATGAATGTTTAAATATGGCTCAATTATGGAAATTACCGATCATATTCGTAGTCGAAAATAATAAATGGGCAATTGGAATGGCCCATGACAGAGCAACTAGCGAGACTGAGATATGGAGAAAAGCTTCAGCATTTGGCATGCCAGGAGAAGAGGTAGACGGGATGGATGTCTTAGCAGTGCGAGGGGCTGCTCAAAGGGCTGTACAAAGGGCAAGAGATGGGGAAGGGCCAACTTTAATAGAGTGCCTTACCTACAGATTCAGAGGCCATTCTCTAGCTGATCCAGACGAACTTAGGTCTGAAAAAGAGAAGGAATTCTGGGCCAAAAAAGATCCAATTAAAAAGCTAAAAAATGATTTAAGTAGTTCTGGATTCGTCTCTGATGAAGAGTTAAAAAATATTGAGAAAGAAATTGATATGGAAGTTAACGATGCTGTTGAATTTGCTCTAAAAGCTCCAGAGCCTGACCCTAGTGAGTTAACTAAATATATCTGGGCAGAGAACTAA
- a CDS encoding RpoD/SigA family RNA polymerase sigma factor yields MVSSAPKPAESQKRRSSDPISWYLSSIGRVPLLTPAEEIELGNQVQTMMSLTEDGQIKEESKEFNSHQRRLIRIGRRAKERMMKANLRLVVSVAKKYQGKGLELLDLVQEGSLGLERAVEKFDPTRGYKFSTYAFWWIRQSMTRAIACQSRTIRLPVHLSERLATIRKVSLDLAHKLGAMPSRIEIAEAMEIELEELDSILRQALTTSSLDAPVNGDEGRSFLGDLIADGSGEEPLDKVEQKIHQEQLGRWLSHLSEQEQHVIRLRFGLEGNERHTLAEIGRLLQVTRERVRQVELKALRKLRNLTRKLPSGI; encoded by the coding sequence ATGGTTTCATCTGCACCCAAGCCTGCTGAATCCCAAAAACGACGCAGCAGTGATCCAATTAGTTGGTACCTTTCCTCAATAGGAAGAGTTCCTCTTTTAACACCAGCAGAAGAAATTGAACTTGGTAATCAAGTTCAAACAATGATGAGCCTTACCGAGGATGGTCAGATTAAGGAAGAGAGCAAAGAATTTAATTCACATCAAAGAAGATTGATTCGAATTGGAAGAAGGGCAAAAGAAAGAATGATGAAAGCCAATCTTCGATTGGTCGTAAGTGTTGCAAAGAAATATCAAGGAAAAGGCCTTGAACTTTTGGATTTAGTCCAGGAAGGTTCTCTTGGATTAGAAAGAGCAGTAGAAAAATTTGATCCAACTCGTGGTTATAAGTTTTCTACTTATGCCTTTTGGTGGATAAGACAAAGCATGACAAGAGCGATTGCTTGTCAGTCAAGAACAATTCGATTACCTGTTCATTTAAGTGAGAGATTAGCGACCATTAGAAAAGTCAGCTTAGATTTGGCTCATAAGCTCGGTGCAATGCCTAGCCGTATTGAAATAGCTGAGGCAATGGAAATTGAGTTAGAAGAACTTGATTCGATTTTGAGACAAGCTCTTACTACTAGCAGTCTTGATGCACCCGTTAATGGTGATGAAGGTCGCAGCTTTTTAGGTGATCTAATAGCCGACGGCTCTGGTGAAGAACCGCTAGATAAAGTTGAACAAAAAATTCATCAAGAGCAACTTGGAAGATGGCTAAGTCATCTAAGCGAACAAGAACAGCACGTTATTAGGCTTAGATTTGGCTTAGAGGGGAATGAAAGACATACTCTCGCAGAAATAGGCAGATTGTTACAGGTCACTCGTGAGAGGGTTAGGCAAGTTGAGTTAAAAGCTTTAAGAAAATTGAGAAATCTCACGAGAAAGCTTCCTAGTGGAATTTGA
- a CDS encoding NAD(P)H-hydrate dehydratase, translated as MIVASIHSGFGCFLILNWPQSDSEHLMVSSEQMQNIEKEMFSLGMPVESLMEKVGIGISTWILDRQGLIENGAIVLVGPGHNGGDGLVVARELYLAGVDVSIWCPFPLKKELTQKHFDYAIRIGIENLKQKPDSNSDSLWIESLFGLGQSRIISDEIVHLLNTKKKSSPDKLISIDVPAGLDSDNGNTLSNKSCKASSTLSLGLFKTGLIQDSAIDFVGDLERVDIGIPDKVLAHLPETQPLRISFSDLSDFVWPKPSKSKSKYQRGRVLVIAGSEKYRGAASLALNGALASGTGSVSAFLPNSVSSALWTAQPEVLLLGDLNTFKDGSSGLSKVLDKVDLNRFDSILLGPGLGIAEEKDCFSSDLQDFKGLLVLDADAINRLSITSKGWKWLNDRKGATWLTPHLEEFKRLFPLIDCSNPLKAGIEAAKISSSSVLLKCAHSVISDPEGKTWQIGQVNSSVARTGLGDVLAGFVSGMGASGLASDKRLDTSLLAASALMHAYAGAFCTKGSTASAICTFLSELIKKEST; from the coding sequence TTGATAGTAGCTTCTATTCATAGTGGGTTTGGTTGCTTTTTGATTTTGAATTGGCCTCAATCTGATTCGGAACATTTGATGGTTTCTTCAGAGCAGATGCAAAACATAGAAAAAGAAATGTTTTCTTTGGGTATGCCTGTTGAATCTCTGATGGAAAAAGTAGGGATTGGTATCTCTACATGGATATTAGACAGACAAGGATTGATTGAAAATGGTGCAATCGTTTTAGTAGGGCCAGGTCACAACGGAGGAGATGGACTTGTTGTTGCAAGAGAACTTTATCTGGCAGGCGTTGATGTCTCTATTTGGTGCCCATTTCCATTGAAAAAAGAATTAACACAAAAACATTTCGACTATGCAATTCGAATTGGTATTGAAAACTTGAAGCAAAAACCTGATTCGAATTCTGATTCATTATGGATTGAGTCATTATTTGGATTAGGTCAATCAAGAATTATTTCTGATGAAATAGTTCACTTGTTGAATACGAAGAAAAAATCTAGTCCTGATAAATTAATTAGTATTGATGTTCCTGCTGGATTAGACTCAGATAATGGAAATACATTATCAAATAAATCATGTAAAGCTTCTTCAACTCTATCTTTAGGTCTCTTTAAGACTGGGTTGATTCAAGATTCAGCTATTGATTTTGTGGGTGATTTAGAGAGAGTAGATATTGGGATTCCAGATAAGGTTTTAGCTCATCTTCCTGAAACACAGCCTCTGAGGATTTCATTTTCAGATTTATCTGATTTCGTTTGGCCTAAGCCAAGTAAAAGCAAAAGTAAATATCAAAGAGGAAGAGTTCTTGTGATTGCAGGAAGTGAGAAATACAGAGGAGCAGCATCCCTTGCTTTGAATGGGGCTTTAGCAAGTGGAACAGGTAGTGTTAGCGCTTTTTTGCCTAATTCAGTTTCATCTGCTCTTTGGACTGCGCAACCTGAAGTCTTATTGCTTGGAGATCTAAATACTTTTAAGGACGGTTCTTCAGGGCTTTCTAAAGTTTTAGATAAAGTTGACTTGAATAGGTTTGACTCGATTTTGCTTGGGCCTGGATTAGGGATTGCAGAAGAAAAAGATTGTTTTAGCTCTGACTTGCAGGATTTCAAAGGCCTACTTGTTCTAGATGCTGATGCAATCAATAGGCTTTCGATAACTTCGAAAGGCTGGAAATGGCTAAATGATAGAAAAGGTGCTACCTGGCTTACCCCTCATCTTGAAGAATTTAAAAGGCTATTTCCTTTAATTGATTGTTCGAATCCATTGAAGGCTGGAATTGAAGCTGCAAAAATTTCCAGTTCTTCGGTCTTATTAAAATGTGCTCATAGTGTTATTTCTGATCCAGAAGGGAAAACGTGGCAAATAGGGCAAGTGAATTCAAGTGTTGCAAGAACTGGCCTTGGTGATGTGCTGGCTGGGTTTGTTTCAGGGATGGGTGCCTCTGGACTTGCAAGTGATAAAAGATTGGATACAAGTTTGCTGGCTGCCTCAGCGTTGATGCATGCATATGCAGGGGCTTTTTGCACAAAAGGCAGCACAGCGAGTGCTATTTGCACTTTTCTTAGTGAATTAATAAAAAAGGAAAGCACTTGA
- the mnmA gene encoding tRNA 2-thiouridine(34) synthase MnmA, producing the protein MPMNVETRETKKVLNHLTSEETVAKTLKRLQAFSGNHSVVVGLSGGVDSSLTAALLCEAGWDVVGLTLWLMKGKGSCCSDGLIDAAGICDQLGIKHHVVDSKEIFQKEIINNVVKGYEEGITPLPCSRCNKSVKFSEMLKWVKENKNVEKIATGHYARIRYSNESFDKNDLPSDGIKRHKLLRGKDLNKDQSYFLYDLPQEILGKTIFPLGELTKEITRIEALKHSLKTAEKPESQDLCLAEHYGSMNAFIDKYLPKKKGEVVLKNGEVIGSHNGIQHFTIGQRKGLGIAWEVPLHVVEIDASLNRVIVAPREDSGKSECIVKDINWVSIEAPQEPIEIEVQIRYRSKAVEAKLIPIIDSTKENYCYKCHIHFKEDQFSITPGQAAVFYKGDYVLGGGLISKEY; encoded by the coding sequence ATGCCCATGAATGTGGAAACAAGAGAAACAAAAAAAGTTTTAAATCATTTGACTTCAGAAGAAACAGTCGCGAAAACATTAAAAAGACTGCAAGCATTTTCTGGAAATCATTCGGTTGTAGTGGGGCTTTCCGGAGGCGTAGATAGCTCCCTAACTGCTGCTCTACTCTGTGAAGCAGGGTGGGATGTAGTTGGTTTAACTTTATGGCTAATGAAAGGGAAAGGGTCTTGCTGCTCAGATGGATTAATTGATGCAGCAGGGATATGTGATCAACTTGGAATTAAGCATCACGTAGTAGATTCAAAAGAAATTTTCCAAAAAGAAATAATCAATAATGTCGTAAAAGGATATGAAGAAGGCATTACACCTTTACCCTGCTCTCGCTGCAATAAATCAGTCAAATTCTCAGAAATGCTGAAATGGGTTAAAGAAAATAAAAATGTCGAAAAGATCGCTACAGGGCATTACGCAAGGATTAGATATTCAAATGAATCTTTCGACAAAAATGATCTTCCGAGTGATGGAATCAAAAGACATAAGCTCTTAAGAGGTAAAGATCTCAACAAAGATCAAAGCTATTTTTTATATGATCTCCCACAAGAAATCTTAGGAAAAACAATTTTTCCTCTTGGAGAATTAACTAAAGAGATAACACGAATCGAAGCTTTGAAACATTCATTAAAAACTGCCGAAAAACCAGAAAGTCAAGACCTTTGTCTCGCTGAACATTACGGATCAATGAATGCATTTATTGATAAGTATTTACCCAAAAAAAAAGGAGAGGTTGTCCTTAAAAACGGTGAAGTTATAGGTTCCCACAATGGAATTCAGCATTTCACTATAGGACAACGGAAAGGATTAGGTATTGCTTGGGAAGTGCCTTTACATGTTGTTGAAATTGATGCCTCTTTAAACAGAGTAATTGTTGCACCAAGAGAAGATTCTGGGAAGTCAGAATGTATTGTAAAAGATATAAATTGGGTATCAATTGAAGCGCCTCAAGAACCAATTGAAATTGAGGTCCAAATTAGATATAGAAGTAAAGCAGTGGAAGCAAAGCTAATACCAATTATTGATAGTACTAAAGAAAATTATTGTTATAAATGTCATATTCATTTTAAAGAAGATCAATTTTCAATTACTCCTGGACAAGCAGCAGTATTTTACAAGGGTGATTATGTATTAGGAGGAGGACTTATTTCTAAAGAGTATTAA